The Streptomyces sp. Alt3 genome has a segment encoding these proteins:
- a CDS encoding CASTOR/POLLUX-related putative ion channel: MKGRLRTRFRYWFDGTMDRGTPALISWLALSSVMLIAMTSTLVVLFTDTDAEDNGGWLGVAWMSVLRTLDAGTMGGDTGGPVFLGLMLAVTLGGIFIVSALIGVLTTGLNQKLQELRKGRSQLIERGHTIVLGWSDQVFTVVSELVEANQSERRSCVVILADRDKIFMEDSIRARIPDTGSTRVICRSGNPLVRADLELVSPDTAKSIMVLPPEGTDRDIDVIKALLLLHSRQWTGSRPHVVSAVHDSENLAAAQLAAGGHALVIDAEDIAVRLIAQAHRQTGLSAVFNELLSFISNEFYFYAEPALVGSTYGQALHAFELGIPVGLRNATGDVLVNPPMDSVIGPGDQILVVAEDDLLIRLREARPTIVESAITSASVQSPTLDRTVLIGENSRTRKLVRLLDSFVQPGSTLDIAASRQPDTGLDGTLVNLTLGFKVCEPTRRSSLEALDLGSYQHIVVLSDDTMAPGPSDDRTLVTLLHLRDIEEALGDPYSIVTEMNDDANREVAQVTKADDFIVSTKVISLLLTQLTENRHLHAVFTDLFNPEGSEIYLKPASNYVVPGAEANFSTVIEAARRHGETAIGYRLAEHNETPPNYGVFLNPSRSAPLVFGSKDAVVVFAEEEATAVDDDGRSG, from the coding sequence ATGAAGGGCAGACTGCGGACTCGGTTCAGGTACTGGTTCGACGGCACCATGGACAGGGGGACGCCGGCGCTGATCAGTTGGCTGGCGCTCTCCTCGGTCATGCTCATCGCGATGACTTCGACCCTGGTGGTCCTGTTCACGGACACCGACGCGGAGGACAACGGCGGCTGGCTGGGTGTCGCCTGGATGAGCGTCCTGCGGACGCTCGACGCCGGCACCATGGGCGGAGACACCGGCGGCCCGGTGTTCCTGGGTCTGATGCTGGCGGTGACGCTCGGAGGCATCTTCATCGTCAGTGCGCTCATCGGTGTTCTGACCACCGGTCTGAACCAGAAGCTCCAGGAGTTGCGCAAGGGCCGGTCGCAGCTCATCGAGCGCGGGCACACCATCGTTCTCGGCTGGTCGGATCAGGTCTTCACCGTGGTCTCCGAGCTCGTCGAGGCGAATCAGAGCGAGCGCCGCTCATGTGTGGTGATTCTCGCGGATCGGGACAAGATCTTCATGGAGGACTCGATCCGGGCCCGCATCCCCGACACCGGCAGCACACGCGTCATCTGCCGCTCCGGAAACCCTCTCGTGCGGGCGGACCTGGAGCTGGTCAGTCCGGACACAGCAAAGTCGATCATGGTGCTGCCGCCCGAGGGCACCGACCGCGACATCGACGTCATCAAAGCCCTCCTCCTGCTGCACAGCCGGCAGTGGACCGGAAGCCGGCCGCACGTCGTCTCCGCCGTGCACGACTCGGAAAACCTCGCAGCGGCTCAACTGGCCGCCGGCGGGCATGCCCTGGTGATCGACGCCGAGGACATCGCGGTCCGCCTCATCGCGCAGGCGCACCGCCAGACGGGCCTCTCGGCCGTCTTCAACGAACTGCTGAGTTTCATCAGCAACGAGTTCTACTTCTACGCCGAGCCCGCCCTGGTCGGCTCCACGTACGGGCAGGCCCTGCACGCCTTCGAACTCGGCATTCCCGTCGGGCTGCGCAACGCCACGGGAGACGTGCTGGTCAACCCGCCGATGGACAGCGTGATCGGCCCGGGGGACCAGATTCTCGTCGTCGCCGAAGACGATCTGCTCATCCGCCTTCGTGAGGCCCGCCCGACGATCGTCGAGTCGGCGATCACGTCGGCTTCGGTGCAGTCGCCGACGCTCGACCGAACCGTACTGATCGGCGAGAACTCCCGTACCAGGAAGCTGGTCAGGCTGCTGGACAGCTTCGTTCAACCCGGTTCGACGCTGGACATAGCCGCGTCACGGCAGCCGGATACAGGACTGGACGGGACGCTCGTCAACCTGACACTGGGATTCAAGGTGTGCGAGCCCACTCGGAGGTCCTCGTTGGAGGCCCTGGACCTGGGCAGCTACCAGCACATCGTCGTGCTCTCGGACGACACCATGGCCCCCGGCCCCTCGGACGACCGGACCCTGGTGACCCTGCTGCACCTGCGGGACATCGAGGAGGCGCTCGGTGACCCGTACTCGATCGTCACGGAGATGAACGACGACGCGAACCGCGAGGTCGCCCAGGTCACCAAGGCCGACGACTTCATCGTGAGCACGAAGGTGATCAGCCTGCTGCTCACCCAGCTGACCGAGAACCGCCACCTGCATGCCGTGTTCACCGATCTGTTCAATCCGGAAGGCTCGGAGATCTACCTCAAACCGGCGTCCAACTACGTGGTCCCCGGAGCCGAGGCCAATTTCTCCACGGTGATCGAGGCCGCACGGCGCCATGGGGAGACCGCCATCGGATATCGCCTCGCCGAGCACAACGAGACACCTCCCAACTACGGAGTCTTCCTCAATCCGTCCAGAAGCGCCCCGCTCGTGTTCGGCTCGAAGGACGCGGTCGTCGTCTTCGCCGAAGAGGAGGCCACTGCGGTCGACGACGACGGACGCAGCGGGTAG